A single genomic interval of Pseudodesulfovibrio sp. S3 harbors:
- a CDS encoding glycosyl transferase family 2 encodes MNTRLIREYTAAVLDFDFKDSTVSPPPPESTDDIAAFTDRTLRIMEKSHTQTLVLFGLGNGDHALALKAGLPESARLLVCETEPADARNFRAKHPSWNDASSRAAIITDSSLWAQLYLLSITGVSQEMTTMVLNPSIPEHKRKQYQALQRLFVNAKPHQAINSSYLSHVGVQAPDLSVGVILSPDEPNLDQFFAQFPDWVKEVVVVWDSETVPDQEYTCAVPVLNFAHPLEDFASQRNRMLDECSGQWVLYLDGDEMFSEDIWGLLTACMLVKRLEACYFPRMTFYPDESRCKVGYGLWPDLQLRLFRNRESVRFTRPVHERLTGIEGRTALILDAPILHYSRLRKSPETLAAKLKRFDAAGSDAVSHVLSADYPNIERTLMPEASFLMGSLQMLLLEENPA; translated from the coding sequence ATGAATACCCGATTGATCCGGGAGTACACCGCTGCCGTCCTCGATTTCGACTTCAAAGACAGCACGGTTTCCCCACCCCCTCCCGAAAGCACGGATGACATAGCCGCCTTCACGGACCGAACCCTGCGCATCATGGAAAAAAGCCATACGCAAACCCTGGTCCTGTTCGGTTTGGGCAATGGCGATCACGCCTTGGCCCTTAAAGCGGGATTACCGGAATCGGCCCGCCTCCTGGTGTGTGAAACCGAACCGGCTGACGCAAGAAACTTTCGGGCAAAACATCCCTCCTGGAACGACGCGTCATCAAGGGCCGCCATCATCACCGACTCCTCCCTGTGGGCACAACTCTACCTGCTCTCTATAACCGGGGTCAGCCAGGAGATGACCACCATGGTGCTCAACCCGTCGATCCCCGAGCACAAGCGAAAACAATACCAGGCGCTGCAACGGCTTTTCGTGAACGCCAAACCACACCAGGCCATCAACAGCTCTTACCTGAGCCACGTGGGCGTTCAGGCCCCGGACCTTTCCGTAGGCGTCATCCTCAGCCCGGACGAACCAAACCTCGACCAATTCTTCGCCCAGTTTCCGGACTGGGTAAAAGAGGTCGTGGTGGTCTGGGACTCCGAGACCGTGCCTGACCAGGAATATACCTGTGCCGTCCCGGTCCTCAACTTTGCACACCCCCTGGAGGACTTCGCTTCCCAGCGCAACAGGATGCTTGATGAATGTTCCGGCCAATGGGTGCTCTATCTGGACGGCGACGAGATGTTCAGCGAGGACATCTGGGGACTGCTCACCGCCTGTATGCTCGTGAAACGGCTTGAAGCATGCTACTTCCCGCGCATGACCTTCTATCCCGACGAGTCCCGGTGCAAGGTGGGGTACGGTTTGTGGCCCGACCTCCAACTCCGGCTTTTCCGCAACCGGGAATCCGTTCGCTTCACCCGGCCGGTCCATGAACGGCTGACCGGCATCGAAGGGCGTACGGCCCTGATCCTGGACGCACCTATCCTGCACTACAGCAGGCTGCGCAAAAGCCCGGAAACCCTGGCCGCCAAACTCAAACGTTTCGATGCCGCCGGGAGCGACGCCGTCAGCCACGTTCTCAGCGCCGATTATCCCAATATCGAACGCACCCTGATGCCTGAAGCGTCTTTCCTCATGGGCTCCCTGCAAATGCTCCTGCTGGAAGAAAACCCGGCATAA
- a CDS encoding AsnC family transcriptional regulator has translation MDSYDKQILDIIQSHFPLASRPYEEVGKQVGLSEAEVLERVRDMKRSGLIRRMGANFNSSTLGWQSTLCAASVPEDKLDKFVAEVNKFDGVTHNYLRENEFNVWFALIAPDMDTVEAILASVTKSTGIKVLNLPADKLFKIKVDFKMDK, from the coding sequence ATGGACTCATACGACAAGCAGATCCTCGACATCATCCAATCGCACTTCCCGCTGGCCTCCCGTCCCTATGAAGAGGTCGGCAAGCAGGTGGGCTTGAGCGAGGCCGAAGTGCTGGAACGCGTGCGCGACATGAAGCGGTCCGGCCTGATCAGGCGCATGGGAGCCAACTTCAACTCCAGCACACTGGGCTGGCAGTCCACCTTGTGCGCGGCTTCCGTACCAGAGGACAAGCTTGACAAGTTCGTGGCAGAAGTGAACAAATTTGACGGCGTCACGCACAACTATCTGCGCGAAAACGAATTCAACGTCTGGTTCGCGCTCATCGCCCCGGACATGGACACTGTGGAAGCCATTCTCGCTTCCGTCACCAAATCCACAGGCATCAAGGTGCTGAACCTTCCGGCGGACAAGCTGTTCAAGATCAAGGTCGATTTCAAGATGGATAAATAG
- the fliS gene encoding flagellar export chaperone FliS: protein MANPAKAYLATQVETTTQGELLLMLYEAAIKFLKQAKVEIDNKDFAKKGIYISKAMAIIHELSESLNKEKGGDITPRLGQLYLFCTTQLVKANIRLDNKMIDDVIRILDGLRSAYAQVVPTHDGKAAPAASPKSVTPPTVPAPIPLQTQYKANVPTSGGPNQADKPDPRQVPPTVQNPPIQPKSAANAAKFRAANAYTNANR, encoded by the coding sequence ATGGCCAATCCAGCAAAGGCATACCTTGCGACCCAGGTTGAAACCACAACTCAGGGGGAACTCCTCCTCATGCTCTATGAGGCTGCAATCAAATTCCTCAAGCAAGCCAAGGTCGAAATCGACAACAAGGATTTCGCCAAAAAAGGTATTTATATATCCAAGGCAATGGCGATCATCCATGAGTTGTCCGAAAGCCTGAACAAGGAAAAGGGCGGCGACATTACTCCCAGACTCGGCCAATTGTACCTGTTCTGCACTACCCAACTGGTCAAGGCGAACATCAGACTGGACAACAAGATGATCGACGACGTCATCAGGATTCTGGATGGACTGCGTTCCGCCTACGCCCAGGTCGTGCCCACGCACGACGGCAAGGCAGCACCTGCCGCCAGTCCGAAAAGCGTTACTCCCCCGACCGTGCCGGCCCCAATCCCCCTACAGACACAATACAAGGCCAATGTTCCGACAAGCGGAGGCCCCAATCAGGCAGACAAGCCCGATCCCCGGCAGGTCCCGCCGACAGTCCAAAACCCGCCGATCCAGCCCAAGTCTGCGGCCAACGCCGCCAAGTTCCGGGCCGCCAACGCGTATACCAACGCCAACAGGTGA
- the ahbC gene encoding 12,18-didecarboxysiroheme deacetylase, producing MIGISKLYCGAVEASDALRYNRESGQLPSHLLQFSKDKKPVVVWNMTQRCNLKCVHCYAHAVDPSDHKDPISNEKAKEMIDDLAQFGAPVMLFSGGEPLVREDLVDLAKHATNKGMRAVISTNGTLITKSKARELKEVGLSYVGISIDGNEEIHDKFRGVKGSYKQALKGVENCQAEGLKVGLRFTINKRNAVEVPHLFDLIEDLEVPRICFYHLVYSGRGSEMIKEDLNHQETRDVVDLIMDRTRALFDKGLPKEVLTVDNHADGPHVYYRLLKEDPERAKEVLELLKMNEGNSTGRGIGCISWDGQVHADQFMRHHTFGNVLERPFSEIWTDPNIELLHKFKDKRPHVGGRCAKCRFLNICGGNFRARAEAYYDDIWAQDPACYLTDEEITGEKL from the coding sequence ATGATAGGCATTTCCAAACTGTACTGCGGCGCTGTGGAAGCTTCCGACGCCCTGCGTTATAATCGTGAATCCGGACAACTGCCGTCCCACCTGCTCCAATTCTCCAAGGACAAGAAGCCCGTAGTGGTATGGAACATGACCCAACGGTGCAACCTGAAATGTGTCCACTGCTACGCCCACGCCGTTGACCCGAGCGACCACAAGGACCCCATCTCCAATGAGAAGGCCAAGGAGATGATCGACGATCTCGCCCAGTTCGGCGCACCGGTCATGCTCTTTTCCGGCGGTGAACCCCTGGTCCGTGAAGATCTGGTCGATCTGGCCAAACACGCCACCAATAAGGGTATGCGTGCGGTCATTTCCACCAACGGCACGCTCATCACCAAATCCAAGGCAAGGGAGCTGAAAGAAGTCGGCCTCTCCTACGTCGGTATTTCCATCGACGGCAACGAAGAGATCCACGACAAGTTCCGCGGCGTGAAGGGCTCGTACAAACAGGCCCTCAAGGGCGTGGAAAACTGTCAGGCCGAAGGGCTCAAGGTCGGCCTGCGCTTCACCATCAACAAGCGCAACGCCGTGGAGGTGCCCCATCTCTTCGATCTCATCGAAGACCTGGAAGTACCCCGCATCTGTTTCTACCACCTGGTTTACTCCGGACGTGGTTCCGAAATGATCAAGGAAGACCTGAATCATCAGGAAACCCGCGATGTCGTGGATCTGATCATGGACCGCACCCGGGCCCTGTTCGACAAGGGACTTCCCAAGGAAGTCCTGACCGTGGACAACCACGCCGACGGTCCCCATGTCTACTACCGCCTGCTCAAGGAAGACCCGGAACGCGCCAAAGAAGTACTCGAACTGCTCAAGATGAACGAGGGCAACTCCACCGGACGCGGCATCGGCTGTATCTCCTGGGACGGCCAGGTCCACGCGGACCAGTTCATGCGCCACCACACCTTCGGCAACGTGCTGGAACGCCCGTTCTCCGAAATCTGGACCGACCCGAACATCGAATTGCTCCATAAGTTCAAGGACAAGCGTCCGCATGTGGGCGGCCGCTGCGCCAAATGCCGGTTTCTGAACATCTGCGGCGGCAACTTCCGCGCCCGTGCAGAAGCCTACTACGACGATATATGGGCTCAGGACCCGGCCTGCTACCTCACCGACGAAGAAATCACCGGCGAGAAGCTGTAA
- a CDS encoding OmpA family protein has translation MKKVLFFALLLTISACSHVDLSLNNQTKVYSDAPVRKSPLQVSVYPKGKQYRPLTAYFHPFVIQQESSDYASLSQSFAQIFFNAWTEEQLFTTMELQPGVRYQGLSNALGTARRRGADLLILGKIPYFYAGHTLDDTAITIQMDIYAADSGTLVWTMMQSGRIESREPDDYFYFTHETRLPQGGFNKIIHDIAKDMAIPLKGWLPDPNAKFNYAMTPEAVKSTLAPTEGQDLAPEPPPAVEGEAVRPLVKGVDLNILFDFDKATIKAESYPILDALGESMNSVGLKGKSIIIGGHTDSTGDAQYNLGLSKKRAESVKTYLVQKWSIDPAMIEAVGYGNSRPVSNGSTPQDMQRNRRVEIRLAN, from the coding sequence ATGAAAAAAGTATTATTCTTCGCGCTCTTACTGACAATATCCGCATGTTCTCATGTGGATCTCTCACTGAACAACCAGACAAAGGTATACTCGGATGCGCCTGTCAGGAAATCGCCACTTCAGGTGTCGGTGTACCCCAAAGGCAAACAGTATCGTCCCCTGACCGCCTATTTCCATCCCTTCGTCATCCAGCAGGAGAGCAGCGACTACGCCTCCCTATCCCAGTCCTTTGCGCAGATTTTCTTCAACGCCTGGACTGAGGAGCAGCTCTTCACGACCATGGAACTGCAACCCGGTGTCCGATACCAGGGGCTTTCCAACGCCCTGGGAACAGCCCGCAGGCGCGGAGCCGATCTGCTCATCCTGGGAAAAATCCCTTATTTCTATGCCGGGCATACCCTGGACGACACGGCCATCACCATCCAGATGGATATCTATGCCGCGGACAGCGGCACCCTTGTCTGGACCATGATGCAGTCCGGCCGCATTGAGAGCAGGGAACCTGACGACTACTTCTATTTCACCCATGAAACCCGCTTGCCCCAAGGCGGGTTCAACAAGATTATCCACGACATTGCCAAGGACATGGCCATCCCGCTCAAGGGTTGGCTGCCCGACCCTAACGCCAAGTTCAACTACGCCATGACACCGGAAGCGGTGAAAAGCACCCTTGCACCCACCGAAGGACAAGACCTTGCACCGGAACCTCCCCCCGCCGTGGAGGGAGAAGCGGTTCGGCCCCTGGTCAAGGGAGTGGACCTGAACATTCTCTTCGACTTTGACAAGGCCACCATCAAGGCGGAGTCCTATCCCATACTGGACGCCCTGGGCGAATCCATGAACTCCGTCGGGCTCAAGGGCAAGAGCATCATCATCGGCGGACACACCGACTCCACCGGTGACGCGCAGTACAACCTCGGCCTTTCCAAGAAACGGGCCGAGTCGGTCAAAACCTATCTGGTCCAAAAATGGAGCATCGATCCGGCCATGATAGAAGCCGTGGGCTACGGCAACTCCCGGCCCGTGAGCAATGGGTCCACGCCGCAGGACATGCAGCGAAACCGCCGGGTTGAGATCAGGCTGGCAAACTAA
- a CDS encoding glycosyltransferase family 4 protein, with product MVDSPVRVLHVTNALSLGGTEKVMQLFVANLDRTRFTPAVYSPKDGIRARHIRALGISTFIEPYLQLALEQFRPHIVHLHRAGWPDPDMLIPLKRTGVPIVVETNVFGRHDPSHAASIIDHTLFVSHFCMERFAKTTGITPHPARHSVLYNPVDTDFFMAAACSERDFSRPVAGRISRADTGKWSRMALDFLPGVVRDIPDFKYHIIGAIPEALDYVRNNNLSANVIFHDPVETDREIATFLDNVSVLAHANDTGESFGLVIAEAMACGLPVITHPCEGLRDNAQLELVDHDATGLVAKTAEEYGQALKYLFSHPKEARRMGLAGQEKARRLYRAQTVARQLEAVYQELLDRKGIAT from the coding sequence ATGGTCGATTCCCCTGTCCGCGTACTTCACGTGACCAATGCACTCAGCCTCGGCGGCACGGAAAAGGTGATGCAACTCTTCGTCGCCAATCTCGACCGAACCCGATTCACCCCCGCAGTCTACAGCCCCAAGGACGGCATTCGCGCACGACATATCCGGGCACTGGGCATTTCCACCTTTATTGAACCGTACCTCCAACTTGCCCTCGAACAATTCCGACCGCACATCGTGCATCTGCACCGGGCCGGATGGCCAGATCCGGACATGCTCATCCCCCTGAAGCGGACCGGAGTGCCCATCGTTGTGGAGACCAACGTGTTCGGCAGGCATGACCCCAGCCATGCGGCCTCGATCATCGATCACACGCTTTTCGTCTCCCATTTCTGTATGGAACGATTCGCCAAGACTACAGGCATCACTCCACACCCTGCCCGCCATTCGGTCCTCTACAATCCTGTGGACACGGATTTTTTCATGGCGGCAGCGTGCTCCGAACGGGACTTTAGCCGCCCTGTGGCAGGGCGCATCTCGCGAGCGGACACGGGCAAATGGTCCCGCATGGCCCTGGATTTCCTTCCCGGAGTCGTCCGCGACATCCCGGATTTCAAATACCACATCATCGGAGCCATTCCCGAAGCTCTGGATTATGTCCGAAACAACAATCTTTCCGCTAACGTTATTTTTCACGATCCGGTAGAAACAGACCGGGAAATCGCCACCTTTCTGGACAACGTCTCTGTCCTGGCACATGCCAACGACACGGGAGAATCCTTCGGACTGGTCATTGCCGAGGCCATGGCCTGCGGGTTACCTGTGATAACCCACCCCTGCGAGGGGCTCCGGGACAACGCCCAGTTGGAACTGGTGGACCATGACGCCACAGGGCTGGTGGCAAAGACCGCCGAAGAATACGGCCAAGCTCTGAAATATCTTTTTTCCCATCCGAAAGAGGCCCGCCGAATGGGACTGGCCGGACAGGAAAAGGCCCGCAGACTCTACCGGGCCCAGACCGTCGCCCGTCAACTCGAAGCCGTATACCAGGAACTTCTCGACCGCAAAGGAATCGCCACATGA
- a CDS encoding YIP1 family protein, protein MQILCPECKFAREVDENKIPARSQVATCPKCQTKFKFRDLPEQEFLIEEPADPAPAPKVTAEPKPAPPVVRKEPKQTFPDLTDPGEDSGDALWQRLHTMTPPQNGHSSPSEPQRNEHTPSYEEEQAPIEGWTGEFNSDFPDPMQAGTFEEEEASEIPMQVPPPFEQLDRYGFFNGLFMTMKLVLLSPRLFFSVMPVGNGLSKPLTFAILVAMLQSLGQYAWTAAGISPGIDITNPDLVATAATSADDIFMLLLRPAAVAFEMFFFAGLFHLLLLPLQSASKGFEGTFRVVAYSYTPIIIGILPMPLVELVIGGLGVGVVWFLILCAIGLKYIHGSSYLKTAGVVLLTVLLMVAATASMFSPQLPTM, encoded by the coding sequence ATGCAGATACTATGTCCTGAGTGCAAATTCGCCCGTGAAGTGGACGAGAACAAGATTCCCGCCCGTTCGCAGGTGGCGACCTGCCCGAAATGCCAGACCAAATTCAAATTCCGGGACCTGCCGGAGCAGGAATTCCTCATCGAAGAACCGGCTGACCCGGCTCCGGCTCCCAAAGTCACGGCCGAGCCCAAACCGGCGCCCCCTGTTGTTCGAAAAGAACCCAAGCAGACCTTTCCCGACCTGACCGACCCCGGCGAAGATTCCGGAGACGCACTCTGGCAGCGGCTTCATACAATGACGCCCCCACAGAACGGACACTCCTCCCCATCTGAACCGCAAAGAAACGAGCACACTCCTTCGTATGAAGAAGAGCAGGCTCCGATCGAAGGCTGGACAGGTGAATTCAACTCGGATTTCCCCGACCCCATGCAGGCCGGAACCTTCGAGGAGGAGGAAGCTTCCGAAATCCCCATGCAGGTGCCGCCGCCCTTTGAACAGCTGGATCGCTACGGTTTCTTCAACGGCCTGTTCATGACCATGAAGCTGGTGTTGCTCTCACCCCGCCTTTTCTTCTCGGTCATGCCCGTGGGCAACGGATTGTCCAAGCCGCTGACCTTCGCCATCCTGGTAGCCATGCTCCAATCCCTGGGTCAATACGCCTGGACTGCTGCGGGCATCTCGCCCGGCATCGACATCACCAACCCGGACCTGGTGGCCACTGCCGCAACCTCTGCCGACGACATTTTCATGCTCCTTTTGCGGCCCGCTGCCGTGGCCTTTGAAATGTTCTTCTTTGCAGGCCTGTTCCATCTCCTGCTGCTGCCCCTGCAATCGGCCAGCAAGGGCTTTGAGGGTACTTTCAGGGTCGTGGCTTACTCCTATACCCCCATCATCATCGGCATCCTGCCCATGCCCCTGGTGGAACTCGTCATCGGAGGACTTGGAGTCGGCGTGGTCTGGTTCCTCATCCTGTGCGCCATAGGACTCAAGTACATTCACGGATCATCCTATCTGAAGACCGCAGGCGTGGTTCTGCTGACCGTCCTGCTCATGGTGGCCGCCACGGCCTCCATGTTCTCGCCCCAACTACCGACAATGTAG
- a CDS encoding transporter substrate-binding domain-containing protein: MEKYGVKIKQKLFVFLCVVLLGFPFPVQAHGIHFYAGNLPPFIILRPDGPPTGFAVDLLRDVLQAAGESFYPDNIEVTNWARAVTEVETLPGKALLCLALFPERRDKFKWVGPIDVMAMGVFAPKMRGISIVDGAELKKYRIGMVRNTAPVKILLGKYPGIDKSMVLLSSIVTQLRMLEEGRVDLVVQAPLAIRQLMREQGMASDEYPMVYAFESMSLYFGFNKATDDDYIARLQAGLDRLKVRDANGTSRYERLRALYFPSRDSEN; this comes from the coding sequence ATGGAAAAATATGGGGTAAAAATTAAACAAAAACTATTCGTATTCCTGTGCGTTGTTTTGCTGGGCTTTCCTTTCCCGGTCCAGGCACACGGAATACATTTTTACGCCGGGAATTTGCCTCCATTCATCATCCTCAGGCCTGATGGTCCGCCCACCGGATTTGCCGTGGATTTGTTGCGGGATGTTTTGCAGGCGGCGGGAGAATCATTTTATCCCGACAACATCGAGGTGACCAACTGGGCCCGGGCCGTCACTGAAGTCGAGACCTTGCCGGGTAAGGCGCTTCTTTGCCTCGCCTTGTTTCCGGAAAGACGTGATAAATTCAAGTGGGTTGGTCCCATTGACGTGATGGCTATGGGAGTGTTCGCGCCGAAAATGAGGGGCATTTCCATTGTCGATGGTGCGGAGTTGAAGAAATACAGGATCGGTATGGTTCGCAACACAGCCCCTGTAAAAATTCTGCTCGGCAAGTATCCTGGGATCGACAAAAGCATGGTCCTGCTCAGCAGTATTGTCACCCAGCTCAGGATGTTGGAGGAGGGAAGAGTGGACCTTGTTGTCCAGGCCCCGTTGGCGATCAGACAGTTGATGCGGGAGCAGGGGATGGCCTCGGACGAGTATCCGATGGTGTATGCTTTTGAGTCGATGAGTCTGTATTTCGGTTTTAATAAGGCGACCGATGACGACTATATCGCCCGGTTGCAGGCGGGGTTGGACCGGCTGAAAGTCCGGGACGCTAATGGAACCAGTCGGTACGAACGGCTCAGGGCGCTGTATTTTCCTTCCCGGGATTCTGAAAATTGA
- the ahbD gene encoding heme b synthase, which translates to MNGHPKGHPGGHPHGKGHPGAENAPKKFLDDGVTPICRLIAWEVTRSCNLACKHCRAEAHPEPYEGELSTDEAKALIDTFPNVGSPIIIFTGGEPMMRHDVYELIAYAKAKGLRCVMAPNGTLITPETAQMMKDAGIERCSISIDAPESVQHDEFRGEVGAFDASMRGIQYLKDVGIEFQINTTVTKNNLHLFKDIFNLCENIGASAWHIFLLVPTGRAVELGTEVITAQEYEDVLNWFYDFRKTTDMQLKATCAPHYHRILRQRAKEDGTPVDFANFGLDAVSRGCLGGVGFCFISHRGQVQPCGYLELDCGNVRDIPFPDIWKKSPQFLNLRNPEVYDGKCGYCEYEKVCGGCRARAQTMNGHYLKEEPLCSYTPKKKAKK; encoded by the coding sequence ATGAATGGACATCCCAAAGGCCATCCCGGCGGACACCCCCACGGCAAGGGCCATCCCGGTGCGGAAAACGCACCCAAGAAGTTTCTCGACGACGGTGTCACTCCCATCTGCCGACTCATCGCATGGGAAGTGACCCGGTCCTGCAACCTGGCCTGCAAGCACTGCCGGGCCGAGGCGCACCCCGAACCCTACGAGGGCGAACTTTCCACGGATGAGGCAAAGGCGCTCATCGACACCTTCCCGAACGTGGGCAGCCCGATCATCATTTTCACCGGCGGCGAGCCCATGATGCGGCACGACGTGTACGAGTTGATCGCCTATGCAAAGGCCAAAGGACTGCGCTGCGTCATGGCCCCCAACGGCACATTGATCACGCCCGAGACCGCACAGATGATGAAGGATGCGGGCATCGAGCGGTGTTCCATCTCCATCGACGCGCCCGAATCAGTCCAACACGACGAGTTCCGGGGCGAGGTCGGCGCGTTCGACGCCTCCATGCGCGGCATCCAGTACCTGAAGGATGTGGGCATCGAATTCCAGATCAACACCACGGTCACCAAGAACAACCTCCACCTGTTCAAGGACATCTTCAACCTGTGCGAGAACATCGGTGCTTCCGCCTGGCACATCTTCCTGCTCGTGCCCACGGGCCGCGCAGTGGAGCTGGGCACCGAGGTCATCACGGCCCAGGAATACGAAGATGTGCTCAACTGGTTCTACGATTTCCGCAAGACCACGGACATGCAGCTCAAGGCCACCTGTGCCCCGCATTATCACCGCATCCTCCGCCAACGCGCCAAGGAAGACGGCACGCCCGTGGACTTCGCCAATTTCGGCCTGGACGCGGTCAGCCGCGGCTGCCTGGGCGGCGTCGGATTCTGTTTCATCTCCCACCGGGGCCAGGTCCAGCCCTGCGGCTATCTGGAACTCGACTGTGGCAACGTCCGCGACATTCCGTTCCCGGATATCTGGAAAAAATCCCCACAATTCCTCAACCTGCGCAACCCCGAAGTATATGACGGCAAGTGCGGGTACTGCGAATACGAAAAGGTCTGCGGCGGCTGTAGAGCCCGCGCCCAGACCATGAATGGCCACTATCTGAAAGAAGAGCCATTGTGCTCGTACACGCCGAAAAAAAAGGCGAAGAAGTAG
- the hemB gene encoding porphobilinogen synthase, with the protein MIPADFYRGRRLRSSLSMRELVRENTVTANDLIMPYFVVETDDDSFKKEISSMPGQYQLSLKQLEIKVAEAMDDGLKACILFGIPAEKDERGSGAYAETGIVQKAIRLLKDKWPNLVVIADTCLCEYTSHGHCGVVKNDYVQNDPTLNLLAKAAVAQAKAGADMVAPSDMMDGRVAAIRAALDNAGFINTPIMSYAIKFASAFYGPFREAAESAPQFGDRKTYQMDPPNGREAMREAVADLEEGADILMVKPGMPYLDLVRQVRDNFDTPVAVYQVSGEYSMIKAAAHNGWIDEQNIVMESLVAFKRAGADLILTYFTEDVLKVLK; encoded by the coding sequence ATGATCCCTGCTGATTTCTATCGTGGCCGTCGTCTCAGATCATCCCTGTCCATGCGTGAACTGGTTCGAGAAAACACGGTCACCGCCAATGATCTGATCATGCCCTATTTCGTGGTCGAAACGGACGATGATTCCTTCAAGAAGGAAATCTCCTCCATGCCCGGCCAGTATCAACTCTCGCTCAAGCAATTGGAAATCAAGGTAGCCGAAGCCATGGACGACGGCCTCAAGGCGTGCATTCTGTTCGGCATTCCCGCCGAAAAGGACGAACGCGGCTCCGGTGCCTATGCCGAAACGGGCATTGTTCAGAAAGCCATCCGGCTGCTCAAGGACAAATGGCCGAACCTCGTCGTCATCGCTGACACCTGTCTGTGCGAATACACCTCACACGGCCACTGCGGAGTCGTCAAGAATGACTACGTGCAGAATGACCCCACCCTGAATCTCCTGGCAAAGGCCGCCGTGGCCCAGGCCAAGGCCGGTGCCGACATGGTCGCCCCGTCCGACATGATGGACGGCCGCGTGGCCGCCATCCGTGCTGCATTGGACAACGCCGGGTTCATCAACACCCCGATCATGTCCTATGCGATCAAGTTCGCGTCCGCCTTCTACGGGCCCTTCCGCGAGGCAGCCGAATCCGCACCGCAGTTCGGCGACCGCAAAACCTATCAGATGGACCCGCCCAACGGGCGCGAAGCCATGCGCGAAGCCGTGGCCGACCTGGAGGAAGGCGCGGACATCCTCATGGTCAAGCCGGGCATGCCCTACCTCGACCTCGTCCGGCAGGTGCGCGACAATTTCGACACACCCGTGGCCGTCTACCAGGTCAGCGGCGAATATTCGATGATCAAGGCCGCCGCCCACAACGGCTGGATCGATGAACAGAATATTGTCATGGAATCTCTGGTCGCCTTCAAGCGCGCCGGGGCTGATCTCATTCTTACATACTTCACCGAAGACGTACTCAAGGTATTGAAATAA